The Chanodichthys erythropterus isolate Z2021 chromosome 1, ASM2448905v1, whole genome shotgun sequence genome segment GAACTGTCTGTGTGCAGCTGGAAGACTGGAGTCCATGGGATCTGCTGACAGGGTAAagtcattcatgtttattaatatatatatatatatatatatactaccattcaaaagtttggaataagtgagatttaacattttaaattggtcaaaaatatgaacattgataataatcataaatgtttcttgagcatcaaatcatcatatcagaatgatttctgaaggatcatgtgacactggagactggagtaatgatgctgaaaattcagctttgatcacaggaataaattacactttactatatattcacatagaaaacagacgatttaaattataataatatttaacaatttttactgtatttctgatcaaatgaATTCAACTTTGGTGAACAGAATACAATGATTTATGtttagtatactgtatatatttaatatacatgTTTAATATATAGCATCTGAATGATATGAAAAGATAAATGTGTTAGATTGGAGATAATCATGTGTGAATCTCTTCATGACAGGCCGTCACAGTCAGACCGAGGTAATCGACTCTCACATCAATGATATCAGATGCTTGTCCTGCTGAAACACACGTCTTCACACGTGAACATGTGCTCGCTTGCAGGCCGGTGAGATCATTACCCAGAGATCACCTGAGTTTACCACCTCTGCCAGTAcagaccatcactgactgtcCAAACCTGTTCGGCTCGTCGCCTCCCTCCAGACCGGCTCCAGTGTCGCCACAAACCAGaacacacaacaacaacagacCCGCATGGATGCAGTGAgagactctcacacacacacacacacacacacacacacactctcacacacacactctcacacacacacacacacacacacacacactctcacacacacacacacaaacacacacacacacacacgaacacacacacacacacgaacacacacactctcacacacacacacacacacacacacacacacacacacacacacacacacacacacacacacacacacacacacacaaacacacacacacacacacacaaaaaaacacacacacacacacacgaacacacacacacacacacacacacacacacacacacacacacacacacacacacacacacacacacacacacacaaacacacacacacacaaacacacacacacacacgaacacacacgaacacacacacacacacacaaacacacacacacacacgaacacacacgaacacacacgaacacacacacacacacacacacacacacacacacgaacacacactaacacacacacacacacacacacacacacacacacactaacacacacgaacacacactaacacacacacacacacacacacacacacacacacacacgaacacacacgaacacacacacacacacacaaacacacacacacacacgaacacacacgaacacacacaaacacacacacacacacacacaaacacaaaataacacacacgaacacacacacacacacacaaacacacacacacacacgaacacacacgaacacacacgaacacacacacacacacacacacacacacacacacacacacacacacacacacacacacacacacacacacacacacacacacacacacacacacacacacactcatgtttgtttttgtgaattgtggggactttccatagacttcaatgcattttacactgaacaaactgtacattctatccccctaccctgcccctacccctaaacctaaccctcacaggaaactgtgcaaacttttactttttcacaaaaactcattctatatgatttataaacccatttacattgtggggaccgctggctggtccccacgatgtaggtgaactcaggtttatattacatcatggggacatttggtccccacaatgtaatataaacaaaagcacacacacacacacacacacacacacacacacacacacacacacacacacacacacacacacaaacacacacacacacacacacacacacacacacacacacacacacacacatacacacacacacacactcactcacacacacacactcactcacacacacacacacacacacacacacacacacacacacacacacacaccacacacacacagagacacacacacacacacaccacacacacacagagacacacacacacacacacacactctcacgtTATTTGTCTGATTCAGTGTTTCTCATTTCCAGATCGGGTTCATGTGAAACAGAGAATGTAAGTTCATTTATATATCAATTTCATTCAtaagttttgtgttttataCTATAAATCAGTCAAACAAACTTGATCAAGTCAAATGACTAGAGTGTCAAAAAtaacatgttaattaatgcaattcatattttctgtttaatgcattaaaaataaggGTAAGAttttacagtaaggtttcatttgttaacattaattaacaatgataaatgcttctaaaacttttaattaattttagttaatattAATTCTAATTCACTCATTAATAgttaataaatcattaataaatactgttacAAATGAATTGATgattgttaattaatgcataactaatgttaactaatctAACATTATTaagttaattaaatatttaacgcaattaacgcagcatctgttttttgtgtagtttgtttatttgtgaCTGTTTACCATTACACACATATTTAAGATATGATGTTTCTATATTAATCTTGAGATTCAGTGTGAAATCATGTATTACAACATAAAAGTACAGAACAAATATtgatgttagatgtgattaatcaagattaattacagaaaaatgtgattaattcatttttaattggtTAATTGATTGACAGCACTATGAATgacaaatgttattttaatctTGATTTACTTCATttactttaatgtttttaaataaaattaatacatttttgtttattttattttattttatggtaCTCATCAACTGTTTTCACTTCTATTATGATGAGtaccataaaataaaaataataaaaaggagAACATATAGAGGAGAGCGGGGCAAGTtgtcactatttttactgttttttttagacacaaactacaaaacaaaactgattatttccagaaacaacaaaaaaacaaaacaaaagcagtTCATTTAAAAGCTTATAGTGGGCATGTTGTCAGAGTAGAAACCTTCAGCATTTATTCGCTTATGAAGCACAAAACAGTATATGAAACCACAAATACATACAGAAATGTATAACCTTTGTTTTGGCCacaaatattgtatttaaaGGAACAGCTGATCCAAATATAATGAAAATCACCATTAAAGTCAtatgatgtttttgtgtgaTCGGATAATTCACATGAATAATCACTCTCTATTTCAGCCTcaggttaaaacaacacaatcttCTGCAAGTAAGTTATTGccactataatataataaatataatataatataatataatataatataatataatataatataatataatataatataatataatataatataatataatataatataatataatatcccGGTTACACAGGTCACACGTCTCACAGATTTTCTCTGGATCTGGAATCTCAGGATTTTGACAGGTATTGATCATCCTGTGCTTCATCTGCTTTGACTGCATTAATCACTATGGTTATCATATCAGATTAActgcagcatgtgtgtgtgtgtgtgtgtgtgtgtgtgtgtgtgttaccctGCAGTGTCTGTGAGGGAGACAGCAGCTCGTCCGGTAAGAACGCTTTCACTCTCAGCTCAGATTCATCATCACAGACGCCTCAAACTCTCTGGATTCGTTACAGATTCACACACGAATAAAGTGCAGCATCACGAGTGGCCGCCAGTGAGAGGAGAAACCGGCGGCAGCTTCACCTGTCACAGTAAACCTGTTCAGGTACGGCACGTTACACACACGCTCCTGTGTCCTGACATTAGGGTTCGACGGGGCTAAAGGTGCGTCTTATGGAAAATAGTGTATTATTGCAGAAAGACGTGTATGATGCATGTTGCAAATGGAGCAACAGAAATTTGTTTGGAAAATAAACATTGGATAATGTATGAGGTGTCAAGGGTGTCTGTTTAGCAATATTcagtttttatctcacaatttggactttttttctcagaattacacatatctcacaattcgagAAAATCAGAATTGCCATAAAAAAGTCGCAGTTACCTTCTTAATtctttttattctgtggtggaaacaaacTTCCATATTCATAAACTCTTTAGCTAAAGAAATATGTTTTGCATAATAGTTCATTCTAGTTCATAACAATGACTTCAGCAAAGAATGCACTCTTGtctattttgataaataaaatacatttttttaagccattaaaaattattttaaaaaatgtaaagattCAGAAAGCTTTAAATGATATCCAATAATAATAGAATATGGTTTTACAGTAGTAACAATAAATATGgtatgatttaaatatattaaatatggtGACTGATTATCTCCAAGTAACCCAACTTAATAAATGATATTGATCATGTGACTCCCACCATGTCAATAAATGGAAATTGCAGCCAGCTGTTTATTAATATCATCAATTATTGTGACTTAGCGTTAGGCGATTTTTACCCCAAATGTACCATGATTTGCCTATTCTTCAGTTATTGAAAAACAGTTGATTTaattaccttgaacaaaactgaaattcatttacaattttaattttatttcaagtgAGAGTTTTTATAGTTTTCGAACAGATTATGGAAAGTAGGGCAGGAACTTGGTTATATCCGCTGGTTGTTGATTGCATGTGGGCGTGGCACTCAACAATGGAGGCGGAGCTGAATGTGAGCTTGCAGACAGCTGTGGGCGGGGCTTAAGCTCACTTAAATGATTGGACATTTCCTGCATACATCACTAGAGAAGACTGACATTTCACTGGAAGATAGCGTTATGATATTTTGACTAAAGGTCaatttgttataaaaacaaaacaaaacatgaacaaGAAAATATTTACGGTGATTTTCCATTTAATGTCATCTGTCCTGCAGGGATTGGAGGAGCAGAACTGGTATGTCGGAGCGGTTGGTCGCGTGGAGGCTGAACACGCTCTTCATCTGGTCAACCGGGTAAAAACACCTTCAAAGTTATGACATTGTGTTTCGAGAACTATTTAGCAGATAACCGCAAACTCAAAAATCAAACATATGTTTATATAGATACTGAGACAATATGAGCAGAATCTTTTGACTTTTTCCCACAGGAAGGAGCTTTCCTAGTGCGCGACTGCTCAAAGAACACTACCTACGAGCCCTTGGTCCTCGCCGTGTTTTACGACAAAAGAGTTTTTAACATTCAGATCCGCTTCAGTGAGGAAATCAGCAAATACACTCTGGGAACGGGACTCAGAACCAACGACGTGAGTAGCTGCCGAACTCAGTGTTACGACGGAGCGGACGCGGTGCGTCATCTCTCGTGTCTTGTGTCTTTCAGAGGTTCGATTCGGTCACTGACATCATCAAGTTCCACTCCATTTTCCCCATCGTTCTCATTGACGGACGCAAAACTTCTGCAGCGACCAGTCAGAAGAGACAGTGTGTCCTGATGTACCCAATCACAAAGCAGGACCTGAC includes the following:
- the LOC137028565 gene encoding cytokine-dependent hematopoietic cell linker — its product is MDDMNRRERIRHTHRYLDEDSGPAERATKSHISTADVVHVPPPRPLRVQPGCKGPAINRELKPGRLPKSASAGRLESMGSADRAVTVRPRPVRSLPRDHLSLPPLPVQTITDCPNLFGSSPPSRPAPVSPQTRTHNNNRPAWMQSGSCETENPQVKTTQSSASHTSHRFSLDLESQDFDSVCEGDSSSSDSHTNKVQHHEWPPVRGETGGSFTCHSKPVQGLEEQNWYVGAVGRVEAEHALHLVNREGAFLVRDCSKNTTYEPLVLAVFYDKRVFNIQIRFSEEISKYTLGTGLRTNDRFDSVTDIIKFHSIFPIVLIDGRKTSAATSQKRQCVLMYPITKQDLTELLT